A region of the Falco biarmicus isolate bFalBia1 chromosome 10, bFalBia1.pri, whole genome shotgun sequence genome:
AAATGCCAACGATCCCCGTGTCTGTCCAGAAGCTGTCAACCAGCctttgcagaaaaacatttatttttgcttaaaaagtCCCTCTGCAATAATTTGAACGTGAAGGCCTCTGCCATTTCAGAAAGGCGCCTGGTTTGGCTGGCGAAGGCTGGGGACAGCTCGGACgaggccccggccccggcctcagcccgcccctgcccggggccgccccctcGGGTGGCGCCTCGTACCCTCCCGCGCTGcggccgctgccccggcccggcccggcgcgggcCGGAAGCCGAGGCCCCATCTCGTGGCGCCCCCTggcggcagcgcgggcaggCCGCAGCCACAGCCCCGTGTCAGCGGAGGGGCGGAGTCGGGGCTCTTCCCTTTTAAACAGGACGTACCAAGCGCTAccggggggtggtggggtttgAAGATTATTGTGTGTCCTGTGGTCTCTCCGCGCAGCTCTCCCGACTAGGGGTagatggggaagggggagaagcCCCGAGCCGCTCAGGGCTGGCGCCGCTGGGCGTTTTCTTTCGTCTTGCCTCGTTCCTCCGtgcccccagctcctcctctgtGGGGAGGGTGAGTAGTTCAGTCCTACCAACATGGCCGCCACCATGAAGAAAGCGGTGAGTGTGGGCGGAGGGTACCGGGCGTTGAGTCCCTTCCCGGCCGTTCTCTCCCGCCGCGGGCTCCCCCCGAGGGGGGCTCAGCTCCTCCCGGGGCGGCCGGCCGGGCCCTTCGGCCGTCGGGTGCCGTCGTCTCTCGGTGCTGGGGCGGCGCGGCCATGTCGCCTCAGCGCCGTCTCCCACCCCTCGCTCCGGCACCCCCGAGGCACCTCCCTGGCCGCCCGCCCCCCGTTGGCGCAGCCCCGGGGCGGCAGCCCTGCGCGGGCCGGCGGGGGGTCTCCTTCCCTAGGCcgctgccgggccgggcccggccctgCCGACAATACCCCGGTCCCCTGTCGGTGCATTAAGGCCCGGGCGCTGTTATCCCGGCTCTACCGGAGCCGCTTACCGCGCCACCGAGCGTGCGAGCGCGGCGCTGGTGGCACCGGCGGTCGCGGAGGCCGTGCCGGTGCAGGGTGCggtgcagggtgctgtgcaCTGGCAGAGGGGCGTCCTGGCGGCACAGGCCGCCTGTCACGGGGGGCACCCGGCCCTCCCGtagccccgccgccgcccccggagGTCTGGCGGGCTCTGTCGGCTTCGGATCTCTTACAGGGATCTCTTACGCACGTGACAGCTAATCAATTACCGTTAATTGATGGTGCTGACAGGTCACATCGACGTGGTACACGGTACCCTGCGCTGATCTTGGAGCAGAGGTGTCCGGTGCAAGGTTCAGCTGTCAGTGTTGCCAAGGAGACGACCTTTGGCATTAGGATGCCATGGGCAGCTGATGCATTAGGTGGGTGTTACTAGCACCTCTGCCcagctattttatttatttattactgatGCCCTTGAGGAGGCGCCTTAAGGAATCAAGTGTATAAGCAGGATGTAGTGGCTATAAGACTTTTTCAGAAGCTTTGAAGGAGTAACCTTGGAGTGAGCTTCAAGTTTCGGTAGTGTAAGAAATGAAGTCTTCATTTTGACCTCTCCTCCTTGCAGGCTGCAGAAGATGTCAATGTTACTTTTGAAGaccaacagaaaattaacaAGTTTGCAAGAAATACTAGTAGGATCACAGAGCTGAAAGAGGAAATAGAAGTGAAAAAGGTATATTTGCTTCAAATAGCACTTATTCTTCATTACcctgaattaattttcagctgTAACGCAGAAAATGGGGGTTGTGGATTACTGTAAGTAATGCTTTGCTTCTAATACGGGATTTCTGATGCTTTGGAAATAGCCAGAGAACATGAAAGTGGAAAAAGTCATGAGAAATAAAGGCCAGTGGTATATTTCTGTGTGCAGTTCTTAGAACTACTTAGTTGTCATATATGAAACACTATCTACATATGTAGTGGCTGTTGATGTTCCCTTGATGGCTTAAGGTGCCGGGTGTTTGAGCAGTCCTACTTTAGCAATAAAGTAATTGATATTTGCCATCTTTActacttttttctgttctctagctaaattaaaaaattcctGTGTAAGAGCGTATCAGGTACTAGTGAAATTTAAATCTGCTGTATTTCTCTCGCCATGGCAGTTAATTATCCTGTTAATGACAGATAATGAGCGTAGATTAGAAATTTCTACTGGTACAGCTCCATTGAATCTAATACTTATGCTAAATTACAGCTCTGGAACTGTTCTGCTAAACGTATTGATATCATGCTGGAGAGTAGGATTTTTGCCCAAAATGTGGACTCACTGAGTCCGTTATTCAGCTGATAGCATGACAATGTATCCATTGAAATAATTTACCTAATACAAAGTGATCACTGACCGCCTTATGTCTTGATAAATAGAAACAACTTCAGAATTTGGAAGATGCTTGTGATGACATCATGATGCTTGATGATGGTGATTCACTTCTGATACCCTACCAAATTGGAGATGTCTTCATTAGTCATTCCCAAGAAGAGACGCAAGAGATGCTGGAGGAGGCAAAGGTTGGTTGGGGCAAAAGGGAGGTCCTTTACTGTACTGGCCGCTGTAGTGCAGTGAGCATTGGAACGGGATAACCTGTTCATCTTTTGAACCTTTCACTTTCTAAAGTTCCGTTTGATTTAGGATTTGAGGAGGGGAATGTGCATGCACAGTCATAACTGTGATGGCAGTATACAAAGTCATGCTGGCCTTTGTTTTGCCCTGTAATAAGTCTTACAGCCTGACTTAGCGCAAAGCTGGCAACGGGGTACCTCTGTATATGTTACTGACAAACATGACTCTGCTTGTTTTACGTAactggttgatttttttttttttcttttcagaaaagtttacAAGAAGAAATTGAAGTATTAGAATCCCGAGTGGAATCAATTCAGAGGGTGTTATCTGACCTGAAAGTTCAGCTCTATGCCAAGTTTGGAAATAACATAAATCTTGAGGCTGAGGACAGTTAAAGGTGTTCTAAATATACCATACaacttttccttgttttattaaatattttgataataTCCTTCCAATTacgttttttaaaaatccaccactttattttcttttgtttttcactttcctgTCTTGGGATCCATCTATTTAATGAGAGCTTTCTTATTTTGGTTATTGCagttatttatttgttcagGAAAGAATTAGCTTCATACTGTTGGTAAAGCATCAAGATTGGAATATTTGCGTTGTTTAATAAAGTAATGGTCAGGCACATGTTGTAGTTTCCTTGGTCTTGATTTCCACTGATGAAAATGCTTAAGTATAGAAACAATAGAAATGAGGAATTTTTGATTTGCACTGTAATGGCTGTTTGATAAAAGCTTCTCTGTAATATATAGGGCATTATTTAGCTGGTTTTAGCAGCCTTCCTGGAAATACTAAATCTATCCTTTGTCTTTCAGTCTTAGCTCAGATAGCATAAACACTGTTAGCTCAGTGCACAACGTGGCAACAAGTTGacaggggagaaaggagggcTCGCACTGGTATTGAGGAAAAGCTTTTGGAGTTACAGTCATGTTCAGTGATTTACTACTTTGTATTTGGGAATCACAAAAGATGCTGTAAGTCAGAACGGTGAGTCTTAACTTCTTCTAATTTTCCTGAACAGTCATTTTCTAAATCCACATCTATATACCAAATTAATGCCATAATTGTTCATTGATGATATTGCTATGTCAGTGTAAATCCCTGAAACTATGCCTCTGTTGCTGTGTGGAGTTGAATGTAATCTTAAAATGTCTTAATTTGCTGACTACttaatccttaaaaaaatatgtactgtCTCCTTGTAATTCTGCTTTTGGATTTTTGCCTGCTTTGATTAATGTATTGTTCCATGGAAATACCTGCTCATTatgactttgcttttaaaaattaaatcttagCATACTTTTTAAgatattttccaaaacagtgtggACAGAGAATTCAGTTGGCCCAGTATTAATCTACAGGCATTGTCTTAATATAAATAATCAGAGTGTGACATGagtatatttttataaactgaTTAATGCCTAGCTATCATGTCAATTGCATATTATCTCCAAACAGTGTGAATGTGGAGAAAAACGGCCCCTACACTTGGTTTCTCTATTGTTGAAGTAGTTTTAACAGGGTAGTGATGCTGAACTTGATCTTCAGTGcacctgagcagcagctcaCCAATGCGTTGTTATTTATGGATTACAGCATTGAAACTTACATAGTTGTTTACGTAAGTTTATTAACACTGTATATAAGTTGTAGCAGAGCCATAACAGAAGACTCTTTGACAGTGAAGATCTAATACCTCAACACAAGCACTTAAGATACATTGGATGTAATACAACTGATGGCTGTAAATTTCCAAGGCTGGGTTAATGTTCTGTTTACCCCTGGCATTTCCcagggtgtgtgtgtaggggttttttttttgtataattcCAATGGTTTAtatgcttctgctgctggacATGTGTATAAATACCCTGGCTATAACTGTAGAGATTTTAAACCTTCTTTTCTAACTGGTTGTGATTCCAATTCAAACCTATGTCTCAGGAAAGAATTCAAGGTTTTCCTTACTTCCTGAGTGAATACTCCAGCTACTGCTGGGTAAAATGTGGATATGGGCGCTGTGGCAACTCTGCTGCTCTATCTGCCAGCCAGTGCTTGTAGCAAATCGGGTGTGTTGGGCCTTCAAGGAGGTATAGGTGTTCCTTTACATAATTTCTGAACCCTCTGTACAATTAGGCAATTGTTTGGCACCAAACTACTTACAGCAGTTCTGGGTGGACTTGGAGTTGTTATTTTAGTCACGAAAGGAAGAAGAAGGTACCCAGTTATTTGATAGCAGCTGACAGGAGTATTGCGGACTTAGGTGACTCAGCTTCATTATCTTATCCTGCTTCATTAGATACAGCTCTTAGTCCAAAGCTGTCTGAGAGCAAAGTTATGGTCTTAGGAGGTGCTGGTATCTTGAGTGGTTTTCGAAACAGCAAAACTACTCATTGGGTGTGTTAAAGTAAACCATCCGATGCACTCGCCTTTATAAACCAAACTAAATGTAAAAGACTTTTTCCGGGTGAAAGCTTGAGCTAGGGGTGGAGTTTGACCTGTAATGAGAAGCAGCCAGCAGGTGGCGTCAGAGacctggggagcctgttctACAGGGCGCCCCTGCCTAGGCGGTGAGCGCCGGTGCTGGTTTTATTAAGGTGAAACTTTGGCTGCAATGATCACATTCTCATTAATTGGTTGGTAACACTTCAGAATTCACTCCTAAATGACTGTTGTGCCAGCTTTGCTGTTCTGAGCATATTCGTGGCTGTGCAGACtgcagttatttaaaattattgtgaTTTCTAGATAGGCCATAGTATGGATGTGGCTTCATTATCAAAAAGAAGGCAGCTAATAAGATCTAACTGTGATTCCAGTGGCAGCTATGAAACCAATGAGGACTTTAGTTCAGTAAAGGACCCAAAGGGAGAATGTTAGCAAAGTGTGGAGAGCTTGCAATATCCCTGCTGTTCTTTGGTATCCTAGAAGTGGAATTGTCCATGTATGTATAAAAACCATACCCTGGTGTTtatggagaaaagaaggctgtTGGAGCATTCTTGGGAACGCCAAAGGTCTTTCCTCTCTGGTGCTGGATTTCAGTCctttggtgttggttttgtaGCCCTACCcccttattttctttcttttgtgtctgGTTATCATGGCGTTGGTGTATTTTAGGCCATTTCACTAGGGCTTCCTACACTGCTAGAGGTTAGGCTTTTATGTGTATCCTGTGTCTTTCCTGTTGGCTTAGTCCTTACTACAAATTGTATGTCCATGCAGCCTTGAAAAATCTAGGTGCCTTTTTGCACATGTAATTATAGTTTCCTTGTATGATTTGGACAATTGTGTTTGCACGTCAGGCAAGTAATTCTCCAGAAAACTTTTTCAGATTAGTCACTGGATTTTTACAGAACTGCTGTCCCAGGCTatcatttggtatttttttatgcataaAATAGAACATGCAGGAAATgcctttttgttcttcagttgtCATTGCAGAAGTTAATTTGCAGATCGTCCATCAGTTATTTGAAGGTATCTGACAGAGTCctagcttttgcttttaataaccTTTCTCATTCCTAGTGAATATATGCAATTGTTTTCCAGTTGGCATTTACTCTGTGTAGGGCCTCATTTTCTAAGTGCTTTATATTTTTGGTAGGTTGGAAATTTCTGTTATCTCTAATGCTGTTTGCCTTACAGCTGTCTTGTTCAGATAATACAAGTCCATGAGAAAACCCTGATCCTCTGTGCACCTCTGTACATGCCACAAATCATTTAGCTGCACTTGACAacataaatttttttaatgtcgTTGTCAGAATGCAAATAGTTTACTGTCATTCTCTGTATTGTCAATGAGTGATATTTGTAAAGCACTTGAAAGAAGGGATACACTGTAGAAGTGTTAAGTGTTACTTTAATCTAAAGGCTTCATTTAGAGTGTTGGGCCAGTGAACTTTTATGATCTCTTAGTGATGGAACTTGCTCTTCAGCTCCATCTTTGTATTAAATAAAAGACAGTTTCCatactgtttttgttttgcaagttGTAGAGCCACCAGTGGCTGGCTTTTCACTTGATTGCAGCAATTAAAGCGGGTAAACTAGCAAAAATGCAGCCAGTGTAATACAGCTCATTTCGGTGCATGTTGTCAACGAGACTTAACTTACCAGTTTTTCAAAGTAACCTGCCAAAACGTCTGTAA
Encoded here:
- the PFDN4 gene encoding prefoldin subunit 4 — protein: MAATMKKAAAEDVNVTFEDQQKINKFARNTSRITELKEEIEVKKKQLQNLEDACDDIMMLDDGDSLLIPYQIGDVFISHSQEETQEMLEEAKKSLQEEIEVLESRVESIQRVLSDLKVQLYAKFGNNINLEAEDS